The following are encoded together in the Cicer arietinum cultivar CDC Frontier isolate Library 1 chromosome 2, Cicar.CDCFrontier_v2.0, whole genome shotgun sequence genome:
- the LOC101513108 gene encoding photosynthetic NDH subunit of lumenal location 2, chloroplastic: protein MSSFTHATTLLHAHIKTKHKTTSKNSNNNPLPLNQNVTNRRKLISTFLATSILGTNVSTTPIAQAQNWGTRSFLKEHFFEPGLSPEDAVARIKQTAEGLHSIREMLETMSWRYVMFYIRLKQNYLGQDLKNALSTMPENRRKEYVKIANELVDNLTEMDRYVRSPKVYESYVYYEKTLKSIDELVAMLA, encoded by the exons atgtctaGCTTCACTCATGCTACTACACTACTCCATGCTCACAtcaaaaccaaacacaaaaccacttcaaaaaattcaaacaacaaCCCTTTACCTCTTAACCAAAATGTAACCAATAGAAGGAAACTAATTTCAACATTTCTAGCCACATCAATACTTGGAACAAATGTTAGCACAACACCAATAGCACAAGCACAAAATTGGGGCACACGTTCTTTCCTCAAAGAACATTTTTTTGAGCCAGGGCTTTCCCCTGAAGATGCAGTTGCAAGGATAAAACAAACAGCTGAAGGGTTACATAGTATTAGGGAAATGTTGGAAACTATGTCTTGGAgatatgttatgttttatataaGATTAAAACAGAACTACCTTGGACAGGATTTGAAAAATGCTCTCTCTACTATGCCTGAAAATCGTCGCAAGGAGTATGTTAAAATTGCTAATGAGTTGGTCGACAACTTGACTGAG ATGGATCGTTATGTTCGGTCGCCAAAGGTATATGAATCCTATGTATACTACGAGAAGACGTTGAAATCAATAGACGAACTTGTGGCTATGTTAGCATAA
- the LOC101505833 gene encoding uncharacterized protein, with protein MSEANNVEDVKKQELHEDSSKNEVHSDNSGDDLKLSDQDTNNENENSMPSSEQEEDSIKKKYGGRLPKKPPLISKDHERAYFDSADWALGKQGAEKPKGPLEALRPKLQPTQQQARSRRSAYAPADGSEVDGDNASLEDPTEDVGSDQSDAAQNQSCH; from the exons ATGTCAGAGGCTAATAATGTTGAGGATGTGAAGAAACAAGAACTTCATGAGGATTCTTCTAAGAATGAAGTTCACAGTGATAATTCTGGGGATGATCTCAAACTGTCTGATCAAGatacaaataatgaaaatgaaaactCCATGCCCTCATCTGAACAGGAG GAAGACTCTATCAAGAAAAAGTATGGAGGGAGATTACCAAAGAAGCCTCCACTAATATCCAAG GATCATGAACGTGCTTATTTTGATTCTGCTGATTGGGCTTTGGGAAAG CAAGGAGCAGAAAAGCCTAAAGGACCACTTGAAGCACTCCGTCCGAAGTTGCAG CCAACACAGCAGCAGGCCCGGTCAAGGCGCTCAGCCTATGCTCCTGCAGATGGTTCTGAAG TTGATGGTGATAATGCATCATTAGAGGATCCTACTGAAGATGTTGGCAGTGATCAAAGTGATGCTGCTCAAAACCAAAGCTGTCATTAG
- the LOC101506148 gene encoding casparian strip membrane protein 1, translating to MKGGGSIEIGEVSKDAYRKKGVKRGLSIMDFILRIIGGVATLASAVSMATTDERLPFATAFIQFRAEYDDLPSFVFFVMANSVVCGYLVLSLILSIFHIVRSTAVKSRIFLIVLDMAMMSLLTAAASAAAAIVYIAHYGNSQANWFPICQQYNSFCERISGSLIGSYIAVALFLIIILLSHVAIFRS from the exons ATGAAGGGAGGTGGTTCAATTGAAATTGGTGAAGTGTCTAAAGATGCATACAGAAAAAAAGGGGTGAAAAGAGGATTATCTATAATGgattttattttgagaattaTTGGAGGTGTTGCAACACTAGCTAGTGCAGTGTCTATGGCTACAACTGATGAGAGGCTTCCATTTGCTACAGCTTTTATACAATTCAGGGCTGAATATGATGACCTTCCATCATTTGT GTTTTTTGTGATGGCCAACTCTGTTGTTTGTGGCTATCTTGTGCTTTCATTAATCCTATCAATTTTCCATATAGTCAGGAGCACTGCAGTAAAAAGTAGAATTTTTCTCATTGTTCTTGACATG GCAATGATGAGTCTACTAACAGCCGCAGCTTCAGCAGCAGCAGCAATTGTGTACATAGCACATTATGGAAACTCACAAGCCAATTGGTTTCCAATTTGTCAACAATACAACAGTTTCTGTGAACGCATTTCTGGTTCCCTTATTGGCTCCTATATTGCAGTTGCTCTCTTCCTAATAATAATTCTTCTATCACATGTAGCAATCTTTCGAAGCTAA
- the LOC101506479 gene encoding 2-hydroxy-palmitic acid dioxygenase mpo1-like codes for MFSMGRTGLFDLEKHFAFYGSYHSNPINIAIHVLFVWPIFFSAILILYFTPRFFDLPNFDFFLFGNLHFVLVWNFGFLVTLVYSVFYASLDLKAGSLAALLCVFCWVLSSFLARQLGWTLAWKVVLVVQLVCWIGQFIGHGVFEKRAPALLDNLIQALVMAPFFVLLEALQTLFGYEPYPGFHSIVQAKVEANIEEWKESKLRLIS; via the exons ATGTTTTCCATGGGAAGAACTGGACTCTTTGATCTCGAAAAACACTTCGCTTTCTACGGATCATATCACTCCAATCCAATCAACATAGCAATTCACGTCTTATTCGTTTGGCCTATTTTCTTCTCTGCAATTCTCATACTCTACTTCACACCCCGCTTTTTCGACCTCCCCAATTTCGACTTTTTTCTATTCGGTAACCTCCATTttgttttggtttggaattttgGGTTCTTGGTTACTTTGGTTTACTCGGTTTTTTATGCTAGTTTGGATCTCAAAGCTGGTTCTTTGGCTGCTTTGCTTTGTGTTTTTTGTTGGGTTCTAAGTAGTTTTCTTGCTCGTCAACTTGGTTGGACTCTAGCTTGGAAG GTTGTTCTGGTGGTTCAGCTGGTATGTTGGATAGGACAGTTCATTGGTCATGGAGTATTTGAG AAACGAGCGCCTGCTCTTTTGGATAACCTCATTCAGGCCTTAGTAATGGCTCCTTTCTTTGTATTGCTCGAG GCTCTCCAGACTCTATTTGGTTATGAACCATATCCAGGATTTCATTCAATTGTGCAAGCAAAAGTTGAAGCTAATATCGAGGAATGGAAAGAAAGTAAGCTGAGACTAATTTCATAG
- the LOC101505496 gene encoding uncharacterized protein: protein MNLVNSPIHLRTKISLLSLNPKPKTINKDTHKSRMNYNMIPKRVNSDAPNKLSTTTEFLLPDDSVEPAKTKPCLCGRRHFIEAAATATLTSFPIQPATATNSDSDYTALVNKYRPPKPDWYQKFYAWVLSSFTKSYEAEVARYKSQIFSNLKEKKANKILELGIGTGPNLSYYASDSDVHVVGIDPNPEMEKYARSAATSAGLPLSNFEFLHAVGEVIPLSDASVDAVVGTLVLCSVKDVDMTLKEVRRVLKPGGVYVFVEHVAAKDGTFLRFLQRVLDPLQQTVADGCHLSRETGENISKAGFSSVELDIAFLSNATFVNPHVYGIAYQ, encoded by the exons ATGAACCTTGTTAATTCTCCCATTCATCTTCGTACAAAAATATCATTGCTTTCCTTAAACCCCAAACCCAAAACTATTAACAAAGACACCCATAAGTCTCGTATGAATTACAATATGATACCAAAACGAGTTAACTCGGACGCGCCAAACAAACTCAGTACCACCACCGAGTTTCTCCTACCTGATGACTCGGTGGAACCCGCAAAAACCAAACCATGTTTATGTGGAAGAAGACACTTCATAGAAGCTGCTGCAACTGCAACACTTACATCATTCCCAATTCAGCCTGCCACAGCCACAAATTCAGATTCTGATTACACA GCTTTGGTGAACAAGTATCGCCCACCTAAACCTGATTGGTATCAGAAGTTCTATGCTTGGGTTTTGAGTTCATTTACTAAATCTTATGAAGCTGAG GTTGCTCGGTACAAGTCACAAATCTTCAGTAACTTGAAGGAGAAGAAAGCTAACAAAATCTTGGAACTTGGCATTGGAACTGGTCCTAATCTAAGTTATTATGCTAGTGATTCTGATGTGCATGTTGTTGGCATTGATCCTAATCCGGAGATGGAGAAATATGCTCGGTCAGCTGCTACATCAGCTGGACTTCCACTctcaaattttgagtttttacatGCT GTTGGGGAGGTTATACCATTAAGTGATGCTTCAGTCGATGCAGTTGTTGGAACACTTGTATTATGTTCTGTTAAAGATGTTGATATGACACTGAAAG AAGTAAGGAGGGTCCTGAAACCTGGTGGAGTGTATGTGTTTGTGGAACATGTAGCTGCGAAAG ATGGAACATTTCTCAGATTCCTACAAAGAGTTCTTGATCCTCTACAACAGACAGTGGCGGATGGATGTCATCTTTCTAGGGAAACAGGAGAAAATATATCAAAAGCTGGATTTTCAAGTGTTGAGCTTGACATAGCATTCTTATCAAATGCTACATTTGTAAATCCCCATGTATATGGAATAGCTTACCAGTAG